A portion of the Tamandua tetradactyla isolate mTamTet1 chromosome 16, mTamTet1.pri, whole genome shotgun sequence genome contains these proteins:
- the FAM187B gene encoding protein FAM187B isoform X1: MTSQCPGWCLNPSCSPQSTMLTTLGLLLSLALPVLGFYVSLSCPDGKLCQRALLSGNDILLDCNSSGAQWAYFLLQESRLSTNISSISNIEMTPEGNILIKNPQPSQTGLYRCQDENGTLLVEYEIDFQDATTLHITHRGLAQESLENETLSLGGTELIFTRWEPWQDCNRCGEPGERKRLGYCYIEEPLEEAMPCWLQLRDVASWSSRMRPELQVEACQVPCKKTQRFESQYVLFKSFELNEVAESVWLTCPLGSIYRPIHWEANGTLLTWQSQLSGQDFSTVLDPTNGGRRLQIFQPAIYKCFVQQELMARFNPLTPPEVWEAQRREDAAWQRQQEAGEAPHGKAESVLEGLKLLLLVATVLALTGVLLKLRRPSRRRRSDQVLLVK; this comes from the exons ATGACCTCACAATGCCCAGGCTGGTGCCTCAACCCCTCCTGCAGCCCCCAGTCCACCATGCTGACCACCCTGGGCCTGCTGCTCAGCCTTGCTCTCCCTGTGCTGGGGTTCTATGTCTCCCTCAGCTGCCCTGATGGCAAGCTGTGCCAACGGGCCCTGCTCTCGGGCAATGATATCCTCTTGGACTGCAACTCCTCTGGGGCACAGTGGGCCTACTTCCTTCTGCAGGAAAGCAGACTATCCACCAACATCTCCAGTATCTCCAACATAGAAATGACGCCTGAGGGCAACATTCTCATCAAAAACCCGCAGCCCTCCCAGACGGGCCTCTACCGCTGCCAGGACGAGAACGGTACCCTCCTGGTGGAGTACGAGATCGACTTCCAGGACGCCACCACCCTGCATATTACACACAGGGGTCTGGCCCAGGAGTCCCTGGAGAACGAGACGCTGAGCCTGGGCGGCACAGAGCTCATCTTCACGCGCTGGGAGCCCTGGCAGGATTGTAACCGCTGTGGGGAGCCGGGCGAGCGCAAACGCCTGGGCTACTGCTACATCGAGGAGCCTCTGGAGGAAGCCATGCCCTGCTGGCTCCAGCTGAGAGACGTGGCCTCGTGGTCCAGCCGCATGCGGCCGGAGCTGCAGGTGGAGGCCTGTCAAGTGCCCTGTAAAAAGACCCAGCGCTTTGAGTCTCAATACGTCCTCTTCAAAAGCTTCGAGCTCAATGAAGTGGCAGAGTCCGTGTGGCTCACCTGCCCTCTAGGATCCATCTACAG GCCCATCCACTGGGAAGCCAATGGCACCCTCCTGACCTGGCAGAGCCAGCTCTCCGGCCAAGACTTCAGCACCGTCCTGGACCCAACCAACGGCGGCAGGCGGCTGCAGATCTTCCAGCCGGCCATTTACAAGTGCTTTGTGCAGCAGGAGCTCATGGCTCGATTCAACCCTCTGACTCCTCCGGAGGTGTGGGAGGCTCAGAGGAGAGAGGACGCTGCGTGGCAGCGGCAGCAGGAGGCAGGGGAAGCCCCGCACGGGAAGGCAGAATCTGTGCTAGAGGGGCTGAAGCTCCTGCTGCTCGTGGCCACAGTCCTGGCCCTGACTGGGGTGCTGCTCAAGCTCCGACGCCCTTCCCGGCGCAGAAGAAGTGACCAGGTGCTGCTGGTGAAATAA